GTCGATAGAACCACAATTGCGATCGCCCATCGTCTTTCCACTGTCCGCAATGCCGATTGTATCTATGTCATGGAGTATGGCAAACTCATTGAATCTGGAACCCACGAACAACTCCTAGAACGTGGAGGAATCTACGCCACGCTCTGGCGCGTCCAATCCGGCATAAAATAAATTTGTTCCTCATAGAACAACTACCAACTACCAATTACCAATTACTAATTACCAACTATGTTCTCATTTGGTAGCCCTCAACCTGTTGGAGAAGATGGACAATGGCGACAGCAATTAGATTGCTTTGTTAAGGAGAATCAACAAGAGTTAGCAGCGCTATCTTGGGGGTTGTTTTTGGAAAAAGGAGCCAGCGATGACACCTTGGGTATCGACATCCAACCGACACCGCGTTTTATCTTTTGTCCTAAATCTGCAATTGAAAAATTAAACGATCGCGTCAACAGTCAGATCCAAGAAGTTTTAGGATTTATTGATGCTCATAATCCTGAAAAACAAGTGTTAATTCTTGGTATTGGTAACGGACAAATTAAGTTAATTCAATTTGAAATCGAACCCCCTCCCCCTATTTGTTTCGAGCATCTTGCTTCTGATGTAGATACATTATTAGGTAGATTAGAGCAACGTTTGAGCCAGTACGTGCAAACATGACTTTTAAGCTAGAAAATGTCGTCCCTTGGGGGCGATCGCCTGTTAACAGTGACCAGTGACCAGTAATCAGTGACCAATTACTTATTTGATGTTGGTTGGGTTTAAGTTAGGAGCCAATTGGTGGTAAGCGCATAAGGCGTGGGTGAAATCCGTGTTTTTAAATCAATGGATTCCTTCTATCTCCTGTTTCTTTCGTCTCCTGTCTCCTTTGACTTTTGACTTTTGACTTTTAACTTGCTTATATTTAGGTTTGGCATTCTGCGAATTCTATGCTTTGGGAATTGTCTCCTATGACTCAAATTGTCTGGATTGCTCGTCACGCCAATCGTCTTGATTTTGTCAATCCTGAGTGGTTCCTCACCGCAGAACGACCCTTCGATCCGCCGATTTCTGAAGATGGTAAAGTTCAAGCTCAACAACTGGCGCGACGGCTGAAGGGAGAAAATATCAGTCATATCTTTGCTTCGCCATTTTTGCGCACGGTGCAAACAGCTAACTACGTAGCAGAAGCCCTCAGTCTTTCGATTAACTTAGAATCTGGTTTGAGCGAATGGCTCAATCCTGCTTGGATGCCACAAGCGCCAAAAAGAGCGCCTCTGGATGTTTTAACTCGCATGTTTCCCAGGATCGACACTAGCTATAGTTCTCGCGTCACGGCAGAATATCCCGAAACTGGAGAAGTTGTCCTAGAACGGGCAGGTAAAACGGCTCGGTTATTAGCAGAAGAATTTTCCAAAGATATTCTGTTGGTAGGACACGGGGCATCTGTAGTAGGTGCAACAATGGGTCTGGTAGGCGCAACGGCTCAGACAGAGGTTAACGCTGCTTTGTGCTGTTTAGTGAAAGTTGTTCGTCCAGATCCAGAACAACCTTGGGTGATGGAGTTAAATGGCGACACATCTCACTTAAGTAAAACCGAAAAAATTATTCGATTTCATTAAAGCGATCGCTATGACAATACTGTTAGCAGGAGATATTGGTGGCACGAAGACGATCTTGCGTTTGGTGGAAACAACAGAAGCAACACCCAAAGCCCTTTACGAACAACGCTATAACAGTCGCGACTATCCAGATTTAGCGCCCATAGTCCAAGAGTTTTTAGCCACATCTGAGGAAAAGTTGGGCAAAAAACTCTTACCGCAAAAAGCTTGTTTTGCGATCGCGGGTCCAGTTGTTAACAATACAGTACAGTTAACCAACCTAACTTGGCTGCTAGAAGCATCCAGGCTAGAAGAAGAGTTGGGGATCGAGTCCATTTCCCTGATCAACGACTTTGCCGCTGTTGGTTACGGTATATTGGGTTTGCAGGAATCAGATTTACACACTCTCCAAGCAGGTAAGCCCCAAACAGGTACGCCCATCGCGGTAATTGGTGCAGGAACGGGATTAGGACAGGGATTTTTAATTCAGCAAGGCGACACTTACCATGTCTTTAGTTCCGAAGGCGGACACGCTGATTTCGCACCTCGTTCCGAGTTAGACTTTCACCTCTTGAAATACCTATTGGACAAGCACGACATCCAACGAGTTTCAGTAGAACGAGTGGTATCGGGACAAGGAATTGTCGCCATCTACGAATTTTTTCGCGATCGCCAAAATGTGAAAGAATCGCCAGAAATTGCCCAAGTTGTAGCAGCTTGGGAAAAACAAGCTGGCAAGAAAGAAAAAACCGTCGATCCAGCCGCCGCAATTTCCAAAGCCGCCCTAGAAAAAAGCGATCGCCTGTCAGAACGGGTAATGCAGATTTTTGTTGAGGCTTACGGCGCAGAAGCAGGAAACCTCGCCCTCAAACTCTTACCGTATGCAGGGTTATACATTGCTGGTGGTATCGCTGCGAAAATTCTTCCCCTAATGCAAGAAGGTACTTTTATCCGCGCCTTCACCAGTAAAGGACGGATGCGACCTTTACTCGAAAACGTTCCCGTGCATATCGTCCTGCGATCGGACATTGGGCTAGTTGGTGCTGCGATCGCCGCAGATCGTTTGTAGATGGAGACAATTCGCAATACCCCTACGATACTCGCAAGCTACGCAATTCGCTATGACCCCTGTAAGGGCGAGTTTTGAGGAAAGATTTCTTGCCGTGGCTGTGAATTTCGGGCTAAACCCGCCCCTACACGACACCCTTTCCCAACTCCCGTACGGGCGGGTTCACCAGACAACTTCGTTTTGACAAAGATTTTTGGTCAACCCGCCCCTACACGACACCCTTTCCTAACTCCCGTACGGGCGGGTTCACCAGACAACTTCGTTTTGACAAAGATTTTTGGTCAACCCGCCCCTACCTACTTTCCTAAATAACAATGACAATCCGGTTTCTCAATTGTCGATTCAACTAAAGCATTTAAGGCTACTGCCGCTAATAATCCGCCGCCCATTGTTCCCTCGACAGTAATATAGGGAATACCAGAACGCATCAAGCGACGTTTGGCAGCTGGGGCATGGCTAAAACCAATCGGCATCCCGATGATTAAAGCGGGTTGAAAATGTCCCTTGGCAATAGCATCACAAGCAGCAATCAGCACTGATGGGGCGTATCCCACAACAAAAATACAGCCTGGTGGCAACTGTTGTAGCTGTTCTTGCCATTGGCTTTGATGCCAAAAGGCTTGCTCGGCTTCTACAACGCTGCTAACGTGAGGATCGGCGATTAAGGTCGTAACCGGACAACCTAAATGAGATAAACGGGTGCGATCGCAAGCTGCAACCACAGGGGCAACATCGCCGACAATCTCACAGCCTTGAGTGAGGGCATGACGCGCCGCCGCGATCGCCCCTTTACCCACACGGATAAAATTAACCAAACTGACATCACCGCAAGCAAGCACCAGTTTGGACAGCAAATCGATTTCAATCTCCGAACGATTGGAGAGATCGGGTAATAATTGTTGCAAAGATTCCTGAAATTCTTCTGGGTGAGCGTGAGTGGCTGCATCCCAATTTTCCCACAGTTGTTCTAACTGTACCAATCCGTCTTGGCTTTCCACTTCTAATAAGCGCAACTGCGCGATCGCTTCTGCTTGCAGGTTTTGACAGGAGCGATCGCGTCCGATCAATCCTTCTAGTGCCGTCGCTGTCTGCCGCAGCCGTGCCATTTGCTGCATCACCGAGTGATACTGTTGTTGTAATTGATGTGTTAAATTTTTTACTTCGATAGCAGCATCGCTTTTGAGGAGTTCGCGAATGTGGGAAAGTTGAAAGCCTTGCTGTTTGAGTGCCACAATCCGCCGCAACTGTTGCACGTTTTCCTGAGTATAGAGGCGATAATTGCTACGCGATCGCTCAGGGGGTGGCAAAATGCCGAGTTGGTGATAGTGTCGCACCATCCTTGGGGTACAATTTCCCCCAACTGCCTCGGTAAGTTCTTTGATGGTTAAACGTGCGGCTGTCATGTTTTTCAAGAAAGAATGCGATCGCAAATCTAAGTGAATTACATCAAATAGTTAGATAGCCCATGTAGAAACGTTACATGTAACGTCTCTACATGGGAAGCGTTCACAAATCAATTTAGATTGCTATAGATTACCTCCACCATATCAAATCGAGTCCTATGCTTAACCTGCGATCGGATAACCCCTTTGTAAAATTTAAAACTCGAAATATATTTATTTTACTTTTGATTCTGATTGTTGAGTTTGTTTTTATTTCCGATCTTCTATTACTCTTCTTTAACTGGAATAGTGACGATCCGATATTTTACGATTTCATTTACTATCTTATGATGCTTTTACCTAGCATCTGGATTTTACATAGATGTCATCAGCTATCTATTCATCCTAAATATTTAATTGGCAAATTACCAAGTCGCGATCGCTGGCTATCTTTATGTGGAATTGCGATCGCTATCTGCCTATTTACGTGGGGAATCGATCTGCTATTTTTTTACAGCTTATCTTTAATTTCTCCTTCACTAACTGTAAGCCTGGTTAATTGGTTGCAAGATCCCCCAGCTAGTACTTCAGCTTTACCAGTTCTTGCTTACTTATTGAATGTAATTTCTTTAGTTGTAGTAGCTCCCGTTACAGAAGAGTTTATTTTTCGAGGTATACTCATACA
This window of the Chroococcidiopsis thermalis PCC 7203 genome carries:
- a CDS encoding glucokinase, with product MTILLAGDIGGTKTILRLVETTEATPKALYEQRYNSRDYPDLAPIVQEFLATSEEKLGKKLLPQKACFAIAGPVVNNTVQLTNLTWLLEASRLEEELGIESISLINDFAAVGYGILGLQESDLHTLQAGKPQTGTPIAVIGAGTGLGQGFLIQQGDTYHVFSSEGGHADFAPRSELDFHLLKYLLDKHDIQRVSVERVVSGQGIVAIYEFFRDRQNVKESPEIAQVVAAWEKQAGKKEKTVDPAAAISKAALEKSDRLSERVMQIFVEAYGAEAGNLALKLLPYAGLYIAGGIAAKILPLMQEGTFIRAFTSKGRMRPLLENVPVHIVLRSDIGLVGAAIAADRL
- a CDS encoding histidine phosphatase family protein — protein: MTQIVWIARHANRLDFVNPEWFLTAERPFDPPISEDGKVQAQQLARRLKGENISHIFASPFLRTVQTANYVAEALSLSINLESGLSEWLNPAWMPQAPKRAPLDVLTRMFPRIDTSYSSRVTAEYPETGEVVLERAGKTARLLAEEFSKDILLVGHGASVVGATMGLVGATAQTEVNAALCCLVKVVRPDPEQPWVMELNGDTSHLSKTEKIIRFH
- the ccmS gene encoding beta-carboxysome assembly chaperone CcmS, with translation MFSFGSPQPVGEDGQWRQQLDCFVKENQQELAALSWGLFLEKGASDDTLGIDIQPTPRFIFCPKSAIEKLNDRVNSQIQEVLGFIDAHNPEKQVLILGIGNGQIKLIQFEIEPPPPICFEHLASDVDTLLGRLEQRLSQYVQT
- a CDS encoding precorrin-8X methylmutase, whose protein sequence is MTAARLTIKELTEAVGGNCTPRMVRHYHQLGILPPPERSRSNYRLYTQENVQQLRRIVALKQQGFQLSHIRELLKSDAAIEVKNLTHQLQQQYHSVMQQMARLRQTATALEGLIGRDRSCQNLQAEAIAQLRLLEVESQDGLVQLEQLWENWDAATHAHPEEFQESLQQLLPDLSNRSEIEIDLLSKLVLACGDVSLVNFIRVGKGAIAAARHALTQGCEIVGDVAPVVAACDRTRLSHLGCPVTTLIADPHVSSVVEAEQAFWHQSQWQEQLQQLPPGCIFVVGYAPSVLIAACDAIAKGHFQPALIIGMPIGFSHAPAAKRRLMRSGIPYITVEGTMGGGLLAAVALNALVESTIEKPDCHCYLGK